One Colius striatus isolate bColStr4 chromosome 7, bColStr4.1.hap1, whole genome shotgun sequence DNA segment encodes these proteins:
- the C7H15orf40 gene encoding UPF0235 protein C15orf40 homolog: protein MMALGGFRRLVAAPVRSGGGGMPRKGKGAGKGPAEPGAAAGPGVVSAGDGCVRVAVRAKPGARCSAVTDVTAEAVGVAIAAPPSEGEANAELCRYLSKVLEVKKSEVVLEKGGKSREKVVKILGSMTPDEILEKLKKEASS from the exons ATGATGGCCCTCGGCGGCTTCCGTCGGCTCGTGGCGGCGCCGgtgcggagcggcggcgggggcaTGCCCCGAAAG GGAAAAGGAGCCGGGAAGGGGCCTGCGGAACCCGGCGCCGCCGCGGGACCGGGGGTGGTGTCAGCGGGCGACGGCTGCGTGAGGGTGGCGGTTCGCGCCAAGCCCGGCGCCCGGTGCAGCGCTGTCACAG ATGTGACAGCTGAGGCAGTAGGTGTGGCTATTGCTGCACCTCCATCAGAAGGGGAGGCAAATGCAGAGCTGTGTCGCTACCTCTCTAAGGTGCTAGAAGTGAAGAAGAGTGAAGTTGTTTTAGAGAAG GGTGGGAAATCACGTGAAAAAGTGGTGAAGATTTTGGGATCGATGACACCAGATGAGATtttagaaaaactgaaaaaagaagcTTCCAGTTGA